The following coding sequences are from one Rhipicephalus microplus isolate Deutch F79 chromosome 3, USDA_Rmic, whole genome shotgun sequence window:
- the LOC142803951 gene encoding venom allergen-1-like, with protein MCNTTMDPDLLAVAESCVERFASHMKNPQARGFIEEGQNLCMQTEPGSGNDTGGQVCVAAWFSEPTDCTKRTTKSYRNTIDRDEPSCEHFTQLVWSRSQHVGCSFELLECIKGVMRATCTPVTTTSRASLRARPST; from the exons ATGTGCAATACCACAATGGATCCGG ACCTGCTGGCTGTTGCGGAGTCCTGCGTGGAACGATTCGCGTCCCACATGAAAAACCCTCAGGCACGTGGCTTCATCGAGGAAGGTCAGAACCTGTGCATGCAGACAGAGCCGGGCTCCGGCAACGACACGGGAGGGCAGGTCTGCGTCGCCGCCTGGTTCAGCGAGCCCACCGACTGCACGAAAAGAACCACCAAGTCGTACAGGAACACTATCGATCGTGATGAACCTTCCTGCGAACATTTCACCCAG CTCGTGTGGTCAAGGAGTCAGCACGTCGGCTGCAGCTTCGAGCTCCTCGAGTGTATCAAAGGCGTCATGCGCGCAACCTGTACGCCTGTAACTACGACGAGCCGGGCAAGCCTCCGAGCACGTCCCTCCACCTGA